A region of Micromonospora chokoriensis DNA encodes the following proteins:
- a CDS encoding amidohydrolase family protein: MALHVRGVLLPDDEVRDLWLVDDRVTFTPVPDAETVVDGGYVLPGLVDAHCHIGIARGGAPITSLDQARELARLDRDAGVLAIRDAGSPYPYPELDDEPDLPRLARAGRHVAPPKRYLRDIGVEVDATEVAATVAAQARSGNGWVKLVGDWIDRGVGDLAPAWDADTLTAAVRAAHDAGVRAAVHTFSESAVEIMVRAGVDSVEHGTGLSLDLIDEMSRQGTALVPTMINIATFGGIAEQARGKFPGYAEHMLALRDGFPEVVRAAHEAGVPIYVGTDAGGGIDHGLAAEEMLLLHERAGMAPIDVLAAASWGAREWLGFPGLVEGGLADLTVYPEDPRLDLRVVRAPSRTILRGHVVR, translated from the coding sequence ATGGCCCTTCATGTGCGCGGCGTGCTGCTCCCCGACGACGAGGTCCGGGATCTCTGGCTGGTCGACGACCGGGTGACCTTCACCCCGGTGCCCGACGCGGAGACGGTTGTCGACGGCGGCTACGTGCTGCCGGGGCTGGTCGACGCGCACTGCCACATCGGCATCGCCCGAGGCGGCGCCCCGATCACCTCACTCGACCAGGCCCGCGAGCTGGCCCGCCTCGACCGGGACGCCGGCGTGCTGGCGATCCGCGACGCCGGCTCGCCGTACCCGTACCCCGAGCTTGACGACGAGCCGGACCTGCCGCGCCTGGCCCGCGCGGGCCGGCACGTCGCCCCGCCGAAGCGCTACCTGCGGGACATCGGCGTGGAGGTCGACGCGACCGAGGTCGCCGCGACGGTGGCCGCGCAGGCGAGATCCGGCAACGGTTGGGTCAAGCTGGTCGGCGACTGGATCGACCGGGGAGTCGGTGACCTGGCCCCGGCCTGGGACGCGGACACCCTCACCGCCGCCGTGCGCGCGGCCCACGACGCCGGGGTACGCGCCGCAGTGCACACCTTCTCCGAGTCCGCTGTCGAGATCATGGTGCGGGCCGGGGTGGACTCGGTGGAGCACGGCACCGGGCTCAGCCTCGACCTGATCGACGAGATGTCCCGGCAGGGCACCGCGCTCGTCCCCACAATGATCAATATCGCCACCTTCGGGGGCATCGCCGAGCAGGCGCGCGGCAAGTTCCCCGGGTACGCCGAGCACATGCTCGCGCTGCGCGACGGTTTTCCCGAGGTGGTGCGCGCCGCACACGAGGCGGGCGTGCCGATCTACGTGGGCACCGACGCCGGCGGTGGCATCGACCACGGGCTGGCCGCCGAGGAGATGCTGCTGCTGCACGAGCGGGCGGGCATGGCCCCGATCGACGTGCTCGCCGCCGCCTCCTGGGGCGCCCGGGAGTGGCTCGGCTTTCCCGGCCTGGTGGAGGGCGGCCTCGCCGACCTGACCGTCTACCCCGAGGACCCCCGCCTCGACCTGCGCGTCGTCCGCGCCCCGTCCCGCACGATCCTCCGCGGCCACGTCGTCCGCTGA
- the proS gene encoding proline--tRNA ligase — MARVLTPRAEDFPRWYQDLIAKAKLADNGPVRGTMVIRPAGYAIWERMQAEMDARIKAAGAENAYFPLFIPENYLKREAEHVEGFSPELAVVTHGGGKPLAEPVVVRPTSETVIGEFMAKWIDSYRDLPLLLNQWANVVRWELRPRIFLRTSEFLWQEGHTAHATREDARAYARRILHEAYEDLMVNVIGIPVVVGLKTARERFAGATATYTCEGMMGDGKALQLGTSHELGQNFAKAFDITYSSKEGGREHAWTTSWGTSTRMLGGLIMAHGDDNGLRVPPKLAPIQAYIMIVKDGEGVAEAAAKLRDGLRDAGVRVALDDRTDTAFGRRAVDAELRGYPVRVEVGPRDLAVGNATVVRRTDGSKSPTPVADVVAAVLAALETDQQVLHDQALANRESRTVEVATLTEAIEAAATGWARVPWSAVGVAGEAEANGQGVTVRCLVRADGSVPDSEDEPDLVAILARAY; from the coding sequence ATGGCACGCGTGCTCACTCCCCGTGCGGAGGACTTTCCCCGCTGGTACCAGGACCTGATCGCCAAGGCGAAGCTGGCCGACAACGGCCCGGTCCGCGGCACCATGGTCATCCGACCGGCCGGCTACGCCATCTGGGAGCGTATGCAGGCCGAGATGGACGCCCGGATCAAGGCGGCGGGTGCGGAGAACGCGTACTTCCCGCTCTTCATCCCGGAGAACTACCTCAAGCGTGAGGCCGAGCACGTCGAGGGCTTCTCGCCGGAGCTCGCGGTGGTCACCCACGGTGGCGGCAAGCCGCTCGCCGAGCCGGTGGTGGTGCGCCCGACCAGCGAGACGGTCATCGGCGAGTTCATGGCCAAGTGGATCGATTCGTACCGGGACCTGCCGTTGCTGCTCAACCAGTGGGCGAACGTGGTCCGGTGGGAGCTGCGGCCGCGCATCTTCCTGCGTACCAGCGAGTTCCTCTGGCAGGAGGGGCACACCGCGCACGCCACCCGCGAGGACGCCCGGGCGTACGCGCGGCGGATCCTGCACGAGGCGTACGAGGACCTGATGGTCAACGTGATCGGCATCCCGGTGGTGGTGGGCCTGAAGACGGCCCGCGAGCGGTTCGCCGGCGCGACGGCCACGTACACCTGCGAAGGCATGATGGGCGACGGCAAGGCGCTCCAGCTGGGCACCAGCCACGAGCTGGGGCAGAACTTCGCCAAGGCGTTCGACATCACCTACTCCTCCAAGGAGGGCGGCCGGGAGCACGCCTGGACCACCTCCTGGGGCACGTCGACCCGGATGCTCGGCGGCCTGATCATGGCGCACGGTGACGACAACGGCCTGCGCGTGCCGCCGAAGCTGGCGCCGATCCAGGCGTACATCATGATCGTCAAGGATGGCGAGGGCGTCGCGGAGGCGGCGGCCAAGCTGCGCGACGGCCTGCGCGACGCCGGTGTCCGGGTCGCGCTCGACGACCGGACCGACACCGCGTTCGGCCGCCGGGCCGTCGACGCCGAGCTGCGTGGCTATCCGGTACGCGTCGAGGTCGGCCCCCGCGATCTGGCCGTGGGCAACGCGACGGTGGTGCGCCGCACCGACGGGTCGAAGTCGCCGACGCCGGTGGCCGACGTGGTCGCCGCGGTGCTGGCGGCGTTGGAGACCGACCAGCAGGTGCTGCACGACCAGGCGCTGGCCAACCGCGAGTCGCGCACCGTGGAGGTCGCGACCCTGACCGAGGCGATCGAGGCCGCCGCGACGGGCTGGGCCCGGGTGCCGTGGTCGGCGGTCGGTGTGGCCGGCGAGGCCGAGGCGAACGGCCAGGGCGTCACGGTGCGCTGCCTGGTGCGCGCCGACGGCTCGGTGCCGGACTCCGAGGACGAGCCCGACCTGGTCGCCATCCTCGCCCGCGCCTACTGA
- a CDS encoding Uma2 family endonuclease, which yields MTAAPILPERHEWTVDDLGDLPKDLPYELINGRLIVPSPTAVHQEFCVELLLTLRVNCPPEYLVSIDLSMRVDRRNEPRPDVVVIRRKHAGRSPVPVEDALLAVEIVSPTFSFRDMYDKAKVYAHAGIRSYWVVDPSQERVTLTEYTLGANREYEQVAHTEDLFVTERPWKVSVDLPALTARKNDLLAPDEE from the coding sequence ATGACCGCGGCCCCGATCCTGCCCGAACGGCACGAGTGGACGGTCGACGACCTCGGTGACCTACCGAAGGACCTTCCGTACGAACTGATCAACGGAAGGTTGATCGTGCCGTCGCCGACTGCCGTGCACCAAGAGTTCTGCGTCGAGCTGCTGCTCACGCTTCGCGTCAACTGTCCGCCGGAATACCTGGTCAGCATCGACCTGTCGATGCGGGTCGACCGGCGTAATGAGCCCCGCCCCGACGTGGTGGTCATCCGCCGCAAGCACGCCGGCCGGTCGCCCGTCCCCGTCGAGGACGCTCTGCTCGCCGTGGAGATCGTCTCCCCGACCTTCAGCTTCCGCGACATGTACGACAAGGCGAAGGTCTACGCGCACGCCGGAATCCGGTCCTACTGGGTGGTCGACCCGTCGCAGGAGCGTGTCACGCTCACCGAGTACACCCTCGGCGCGAACCGCGAGTACGAACAGGTCGCACACACCGAGGACCTGTTCGTCACCGAGCGGCCGTGGAAGGTCTCCGTGGACCTGCCCGCCCTGACCGCTCGGAAGAACGACCTGCTCGCCCCTGACGAGGAGTGA